tcagcaaagcatgagactcttgatctcagggtcgtaagttcaagccccacgttgggtatagagcttacttattaaaaaaaaaaaaaagaaagagagagagagagagaaaagaaaagaaaaaaaaaaagaaacaaatctggcTGTGGAGTAAGAGACTTGTGCCCCATCATTGGGACAAAACCTTTTTTCATGCCAGTAGGGTAACAGTTGCATAAAGCTATAATTTAAGAGTAACAACAAGTATGGGGCTATCTTCATCATCACCCATGGTCTGTTAATTGGTTCGAAGTTGTTTATTCTGTTGAACTTCCTGTCAGGGTCTACTTTCAGAGAGAAGCAACTATCTGGCAAGTGCAAATTACTTATGTGCAAAGAGATGAGTAATTGTGACTGCATTCATTAGAAGACTGGTTTGAAGTTAACTCTCTGTTACAGTACTGTATTTTATGTTCCACTTAGACTATGGGAGTTTTCCCTGGTGCCTGAATTAAAGCCCGGCAGGGCCTAACTTCCATGGGATCATTTTAGAGAGCTGGTCGGCTCTCTAACCGAGAGCTAACCTGCTCTCAGCCTGAATTTTTGCCTTGTGTCAATCTGCCATTGACCTGCCTTCCTCAGTACGTCGAGAAAGCCGATGGGTCTCCTTCCAAGCTCCCTTCAGCTGAATGGGTCTTGCTGCCTCAGAAAAGTTTATTCTGTCCGTTTCTCTCCTTGCCCTTAGaccatcatctgcaaatagcatCAGTAGCAACACATCTTCAAATCACAGTGGCTGCACTCCGGAACCCCCGCTACCCCCAGCTGGAGGTGACCTCACCAGCCGACTGTCAAGTGATGAAGGGGAGATGGACGGAGCCGACGAACCCGAGAAGTTAGACTGTCATTTCTCTACCCACCACCCCAGACCTCTTGCGGTAGGCCACCTTGTTTCCATCCATGcattcctcccccctcccccgacccagTGCTCTGCGGGCATTTAGGTCATCATGTCAGACAGCACGCACTCCCAAGGAGAGGCTGCCAACACAGTGTTTTATGGAAAGGTACACCCTGACGTTGAATGATTGCCTTCAAAATACCCTTGAAAATCACAGAAGGAAAGGGCAGGGCTCCCTACTGGTTAAAATCCTTTAAACACCTGAGTATCTGTGGGCCAAGGATGCTTGAGAAACGGTGTTTATATAAGCCCACTGGGGAGCTGGCCTTGTGGCCTTGCGCATCGGAATATGGAGCCTCTGGTTTTCCAGAGTTCGTCTGCCTCGCCTGCTTTAGAAACCGTCTGTCTTAGCGGTGTGCCAGGTGCCAGCCCTAGCCGCCTTTCTCCCCTGTTGATTTGGAGTTTTATTGTTATTAGTAAGTGTGACCATATGGCAccagaactgagagagagagagagagagagagagagagaatagaggaaagaagaggagaggagaggagaggaggggaggggaggggaggggaggggaggaagcattTCATGTCAGCATGATTGGCGATTAACATTAAGGTACAATTCCTTCCCAATTCCTTGAAAGAGTCCACTTTTGACAATTCAGAAGGTCATTGAAATCAAGGTGGGAAATGTAAGGAGGCATGAGCTGAAGGCTTGTTTATGTTTGCCCTCCAAACACTTAAGAAGGGACTGCCTGGTGCTACCATCACAGAGCTAAAGGCAGGGGGTCCTGGAACGTGGGACCCCACGGCCGGGTTGCTCTGCTCCCAGCTTGAGCCCTGCAAGGTTAGCTTCGACTGTCCCTCAATGTCATGGGCTGTGTAGATAAAACCAATCCTGAatcgggcacctggctggctcagtcagtgagacACGCGACTTTTCATCTCGGgattgtgagctcgagccccgtgtggggtggagaggttatttaaataaagaagatctttaaaaaaaaaaaaaaatcaatcatgcATCAAGATGGAGTGAGTTCCTCCTCCCTTCTATCTGTGTGATGAATGAAAGCCAATTCACTTCCTATTTCTGGGAATGATGTTGACCTGTGGTTCACAAGCAGCCTAAGACTTTGCTGCTTGGCCAGTACAGAAATAGGGACAATGAGGAATGCCTTTGACTGCCAGGAATAAAAAATTGAACccatacagtatatatacactATGGTTGTTTATTCCTCTCACCTAACAGGATGTCCAGAGATAGGTGGTTCCAAGCTTGGCTCAGCATCTCTGCAATAtggtgtttccttccttccttccttccttccttccttccttccttccttccttcNNNNNNNNNNttccttccttccttccttccttccttccttccttccttccttccttcctgtgtctatttatttttgagagaaagagctggggagggacagagagaggggaggacagaggatctgaagtgggctctgtgctgacagcagaaagcctgatgaggggcttgaacttatgaactgtgagatcatgacctgagccaaagtcggacgcttaaccgaccgagccacccaggcgcccctgcaatatGGTGTTTCTGAGGGAGAATCCCTTCAACCCTTTCTGCCTGTCCTACATGATCTCACTGTGTCTGCAACAGCTCTGGTCACATCCTCACCCAGTAGCATTCTCCAAAGAGTGGAAAGGGACGAATGGAAAGGGAGTCTTTCTAAGAAGCCAGCTTCTGTCATTTCTCAGGGAAGAAAATCTTCCAATGAGCTCCCCCAGCAGGCTTCCATTCACATCTAGCAGAAACTGGTCACATGCCCACTCCTACACCAGTTGGTGGATGGGATTGCAGTGACACGGGATGAAAGTAGCCATGATTCTTCTCAAGGTTCTGGGAAGAGACCCCCCCCCGTTTCCGTGCTGCCTGTTCTATGTCAGATATCAGAACAAAAGTGCAGATCCATTAGCAAAGAAAgggtggggagaagcaggggTGGGATGGCGGTTGATGAGACCGGCTACCAGTGGAGTCTGCCATGGTGACCCGTGCAGTGAAGACCTATAGCTCCGCTGAGGGCACAGTGTGCGACCGAGAACAGGAGCCTCTTGGGGCATTTAACCTTGCAGCTATATTGCATGAGAGACATAGAGGGCCTCCAGCTTCCAAGTCTAAAAAAGAGATTGGGCTCTACCAGAAGGCCAGACTCCAGAGCGCAGGATATTTGTCCAAATGACAAACTGCCAGGCTACAGTGGATTAGCTCAACTCTGGGCAGGGCAGATTTGTGTGCCCTTAATGTTCTGCTGATTTAAATGGAAAGGCCATGGATTGTTTCTATGCTTTGTCCTTTCTCTCATGGTCAATTGATACATTAAATCATTTTTTGTAACGAAACAGTCATTCAGGGTGTCTTTAGCAACTGGGATGCAGGAAGAAAAGATGCCTAGACCTGGAACAGGTCCCACATGCTGCTGGGGACCAGCTTCCACATTGGAGAATCCCCTTTGTATATTTTCTTGCTCAATCAGTAAGCACTTGATAATCAGAGTGCAGAAAAGAGTTTTTCATCAGGAGTACCAGATTTGATGGGTGGCAAAATTCTAATGCAAAACCCCCAAAACAtaagcagaaacaaaacaaagggaaggtCTTGCATTTCCTCCTAAGAACTGTTCCAAAGGCTGGTTCCAGGAAGGGTTGTGGAATGAGTCCAAACCCAGCACTGTGTCTGGGACGGAGGCCAGGGAGCTGCTGGGAGGtctgggggaaagaggagaagcTGTGTTTGAGTTATAGAGTCGTATGCAGACTCGCCTGAGCTCTAGACCAGCCACATGCCACCTTCTCAGAGTCCACTTGCGTTTCTGTCTACCGGCCTTCTGCCTGCCCTAACATCATAATCCAGTGACGTTCATTAAACATCTTTACCACTCATGTTTCAGCCCTGTGCTTTAAATGTGATGatttgctataaacattgtgtgGGACCTTGTCTCTCCAATCCATTCTTTAGCCCAAATCCCTTCCCTACCAACCTCAtactgaggaggaagaggagaatgagGTTTTCAGTCTTGATACCTTTATAATCAAGCCAGGTGCATAGGCATTATTTACATAGAACGTTAAacagccggggcacctgggtggcttagttggttggcgtccgacttcagctcaggtcatgatctcacagctcgtgagttcaagccccacagcaggctctgtgctgacagctcagagcctggagcctgcttcacattctgtgtctccctctctctctgccattcccctgctcgtgctctgtctctcactctctcaaaaataaacattaaaaaaaaaaaaaaaaaaaaacacgaaacaGCCATGTAGTGATTCCACGGTGAAATGTAGTAAAGTATGTAGTAGGTGTGCCGTGAGAGCTCAAAGGTGCGAGGTTGGTCAGATAAGGGCCATTGGGAATGAGAGTCACAATTAcggcactgggggaggggagaattggGACtgtgagagaagagggaaggggtggCCAGCGGAGGGAACAGCATGAACGGAAGCTTGGTGGTGGTGACATGTTGCCTAGAAGTGCTGAGAGGCGGACGTGAGGTCAGGACTAGGGAAGGAAGGATTTCAGCCTCGTTGGAAGTCAAGTGGCTCTGTTGACAACAGATAGGAAAGCTCCAACCAGATGGCAGATTGCATCAGGACAAGCAGCTTCTGTGACAGTAATGAGAGGCAGGGAACCGCCGAGTCCCCGGAGAAGATGGATGGATGACACCGTAAGCGGGCGGTGCTGAAAAATCACCCTGGCTGCTGGTTGTTCtcagtttggtttggtttgttgctgttttggggtttttctgttttttggggggattttttacCCTAAAATGCTGGTTTGGTCCAGGTGTAGAGAAGGTAGCCCTCTGTGCCACAGAAAACTGAATGTCACTATTGTTGAGTCATAACAACAAGTTCTGCagaaaatctaaaacacaaacGAAAGCACCGCAGAAGTATTTTTGGCTTCGGAActatttgcttctttattttgagtaAAATTGTACCCCTGTGTGTTTTTGtgcaaatgttatttttctctgcatGGTCTATATTAGCTTATTAACCtgtaatcaaaatttaaatgtttttttttttttcctcacagtttTGCTCATTCGGGAGTCGCCTCATGGGACGAGGGTACTATGTGTTTGATAGAAGATGGGATCGTTTTCGATTCGCACTAAACTCCATGGTAGAAAAACACTTGAATTCCCAGATGTGGAAGTAAGTGCGCAGTTTTCATGCTGTATGTGCTCACAGCTGCCCCACGATGGTCTGAACCCCAGCTTTTGAGATCAATGTTGGTAGTTGGCTTTTCGTAGAGCAAAATGATTCTGAGAACAGGATCCATGATTAATTCTTTAATGTCAGCTCTTCTTAATGCCTTGCCCCCAATTTTTCAGAGATGCGTAGGATATATGGtatgctttgtctttctttggaGATCATTTTTCTGTTGGTAATCTTCTAAACTAGGTGAAAAGAGTAGTAGATAAGATCTCGTGTATGCAAGAGTGTTAAAGGGCCTTTATGCTATGACTGAGAACATCTAAGGATACTAAGAATATGCCTCTGTTTGTAATGTCAATGCTACAGTGTTGATGCTAAAAACTTCACTATGGTTATGGACCAATTTCTAATTGTTTAATGTCCTGTGGAAAAAATATGTACAGCGGCCAACAAGGCAGAGCCCAGGTGATGTTTGAAGTTGGTTAAGCTTGTCTTTGGCCCTTCCCACCTAGCTAGATCTCTCTCCTCGCCTCTCCCTGTGTTTCTCTCCACCCTAAACCCCAGTTTCTATTCCATCTCTCTGAGCCCCCTTTGTTCTCCAACGCCTCCCAATAGGAGAGttataaaaagggaagaaaacttcCTGACTTAGGCAAATGCCACTATGAGAGAATGACAAGCTAGACCCTCTCCAACCACGGCACATAAGGAGCAACAGTGCCGGCCACTCGAGCCCActggcagcccccacccccactcctaccCAGGTGAGCTCTTAAGACCTCACAACCCATTAGAGTCATGGATCCCTCAGGTCTAGGCCCGGGAAAGGCCAACGCCAAACCCCTCGCCCTGCCTGCCCAGGGAAGcccaggaagggcaggaaggCTTTCCTGAGACACGGGAGGGTGCTGTGGGTGGTGGGCCTGGGAACAGAATTCAGAgctcgcccctcccccagcttccctcctctctcccaggcAGCCCCTTTTCACCACGACACCCAAAGAGCTTCCGGACCCAAGCTCGTAGCAGAAACAAGCCCCACGGTGTGTGCCGTAAACTGGCCTAGTGGACTCAACGTTGACACTTGCCACAAAGTAGGAAAGGGCCACAAGAGAAGCTTATCGTTTCTTCCCACTGAAGCGACTGCTAAGTGTGTCTAAAAGGCACCCTTGGTTTCTGCCTGTGTCCATTCTAAACGCCAACACACGGGCGCTGCATGCGGGGTTACCGTGTTCTCAGTTATTTGGTTGTTTATCCTTCTGCACTTGTTCCCCCAAGATGGCAGCCCACCCCGGTGATTCTTTCCGCTCTTTGCTCTCCTGTGATGTGGAAGTGTAAATCCCGGACACGTGGAAGGAATGTGTTGATCTGTATTTCGCTACCTGGTGTCCTGTCAGCTCAAGCTCCATATTCCTTTCCTCCTCAGGCACAGAAACCCGAGCCACAGGGCGTCAGGTCCCTCCCCCCTTTTCAGGACTTGCCTAACCAATCTGCTGTCACTGAGCAACAttggggctgcctgggtgtcAACTCTGGAAAGCGTAGCACCCCGCTGCCCTCTCAACCTCGCTGCCCAAACCCCAGGCCCCGACGGGCCCGAACCTGGAGGGATGGCAGCCGATGGGGGCGTGGAAGACATTAGGAAGAAAAGGAACGGCCaagactcttttttctttaacaagcATTTAACTCTGCATCAGGAGACGCCAACACAGTATTCTCTTTCAGCCAGGTCAGCATCTGGATCTCCATGCCAGCTGGCAGGGGAGGATGGGCACTGTCAGTAATTTATGCGCATCTGTGGGCTTTTGTACGGGACTTCCCTAGGCCGGCGTGCAAAGTTTAAACCAGGGCACAGTCTGCAAAGCTGAAATCCGCTGCCATTTGGCACCtagaaaaacatataaactatttAGCAcgggatggggggggagggggaggggcccccCGGGACAGTGAGCCTCCACATGCCCCTtactcccctgccctctctcccctctgcctctgctaTCCACTTATGATTagtggggggaaagaaggaaagggatagAGAGTAGGCTAAAAAGTAGCATCCATCCCAGTCCTGAGTGCCAGCTGGGCAAGACTGGGGACTTCAGCCCTGCTTGTCCACACAAGTTGAAGCACACATTTATACTATTGAATGGGAAAGTTACAAATTGGGACGTTCAGAGTAGATCCCACTGAAGGGCACTGATTGGGGTCCTCTCTAAATGAGCCATCTGGTattcagaaaataacatttattacaaGTAACTGCAAACCTCTGCCCACATGTATTTCTATCCACATTTTAGCTAGTAAGAAACTTGAGTCAGGGAAAGATGGAGTGGATTGCCTGTGGCACCACAGCCAGGAACAGAGACAGCAGGGAGAGTGTGCTCATGCCACACGTTCCAAGAAATCACCCCTAAAGCGTCAGGAAGGGGTTGTGCAGTGCCAGACAGTTTTAAGGGCGTGTCTAGACCTTTCCGGTCTGATATCATGGGAGTCCTTGCCCAGCATGCTTAGTTATGTTGCTGCTGAGAATTCACCTGCCCACCCatccagccacccacccacccacccatccatccatccatccatccattcactcattagTTCATTGCAACAAGAACTAACGGAGCACTGATTTAGTGTGGACAGGATCTTTTACATTCTTTAGGCCTAAGAAAAAGTAGATTTTCGAACGTCATCGTGGCCACAGTGGATTTGGCaacatttttctcttatatttgaTCTGTTTGATCTGATGTTTTCAAGGACACTGTGCTTCTGTATTCAAGGACTCCTCTGGATTCCACCCTAAAGATGGAAACCATAGGCTCCACCAAATTGCAGGCAGGACACTGAATCTTCAGGGCAGCGCTAGGAGAGGCATTTCCTTCACAGTGGGGCCTCGTCCTGCTGCTGCAGCCAAGAGAGTGGCCTCCAAGGACAGAAAGGCTTTCGAGAGGCCTCGTCTCACGTCTTGCTTGAAGCTATGGGGGTGCAGGCCCCAAGCCTGCCCACCTTCAAGTACCACTTTCAAAGAAAGAGAGCTAGTTCCTaactgctggggtgggggtgggggactcagCTACACTGAAAATGATTTCCAGGCaaaagcggggggtggggggcggggagcaagGGGAGGACTAGGAAAGAGCCTATTTGAAAATACTCACCTGGCTCCTGAGGTCAGTATCCCTTCCTGCAGAATAAAATCAGGAACGAACGGTGACCCCCAAAGCCCCTGTGCTCCTCCTCCTGGTTCCCAGAGTAGCAGCAATATTGACCCAGGCCATGGTTTGGACATGGGAGTCAAAAGACAGAGTTTATAGGCAGGCCCCAAGAGTGACCCGCCACTGGGTGCTGCCCTTGGTTCCACAGAGTACAGGAGACAGGGAGTTTGTTCCCAGGGACCCCCCAACCTCCTGGAAGACCCCTCTCCCCCCGACCTTGTGTTCTCCTGTGCCCACATCCTGCATCTGTCTTCAGAACAAAGTGGAAAGTCCCGATCCCCTTGTCTGGATACATGCGGGTCCCTATCTTCTCACCTCACCCTGACACAGAGATGGGGAGGCCTGTGGGAGGGCAGCCACACCCCCACCGTAGCTCCCCAGAGCGAGAGCCAAGGTTGGGTGAGGTGAATAGAAATAAATCGGCAACAGCAGCCCCAGGCTCACGTGGACACGCCTCTCTGGAGTAAACCGGAGCCTGCAGGCAGCAAAGGCCTGGGAATGCTGGCCtgggagcaggggggaggcagggcaCAGGAGGGGCTGCGAAGCCCTGAGCGGCAGTGTGCAGGGGTGACCCCGGGGTGCCGGTGGCAAAGCCCTGTCCTCACACCTCTTACTTCAAGCCAGGACCTAACTGTGAAATGACTACTGCTCATTAAAAACCACCTTCAtcactgccagaaaaaaaaaaaaaagagagcgagaACACTGTTGGGGAAATTTCTATTCTAAATAACATTCGCCTTTATTCACGAAGCCAAATCAGCCATTATCCAGTAGCCAAGCGTGGAGACAAGGATGTGAAAACCTGAAAGCATTCAATATAGGTTGCTGGATGTTGCAATGGGGGGAGCCACAGGGAAGGGCCATAATTCAGAGTCCGCCATCCTCCAAGGCTTCATCCTCCATAGTCTGGTTCTACTGGGGTTCCTCTGTAGCCCTGAGGCTCATGCTTACTCGAGCCTCTGGAGCAGTGCCAAGCCTGTTTCTCAcggtttctctctcactcttctctcATGTTTAGGAAGATCCCTCCTGCGGCAGATAGCCCCATGCCCTCGCCAGCAGCCCACACCTCCACCCCCGTTCCAGCATCCGTTTTACAGCCTTTCAGCAACCCCAGTGCTGTGTATCTTCCTTCAGCCCCCATCAGCTCGAGACTCACCTCTTCTTACATAATGACATCAGCCATGCTCTCAAACGCAGCTTTTGTGGCGTCGCCGGACCCGAGCGCCCTCATGTCACACACCACAGCTTTCCCCCATGTGGCTGCAACCCTCAGCATCATGGACTCAACCTTCAAGGCCCCATCCGCCGTGTCCCCGATACCAGCCGCCATCCCTTCCCCATCCCACAAGCcatccaaaaccaaaaccagcaaATCCTCAAAAGTCAAAGACCTGTCCGCCCGTAGCGACGAGTCTCCAAGTAACAAAAAGAGGAAGCCGCAGCCTTcgacttcctcctcctcctcctcattatcCTTGCAGACATCCCTCTCGTCTCCATTATCAGGGCCCCACAAAAAGAACTGTGTTTTGAATGCCAGTTCAGCTTTGAACTCCTATCAGGCGGCCCCTCCCTATAACAGTCTGTCTGTGCACAACTCCAACAATGGGGTGAGCCCACTCAGTGCCAAACTGGAGCCCTCAGGACGGACCTCGCTGCCCAGTGGCCCCGCGGACATAGTGAGACACGTGGGCTCGGTGGGCGGCAGCAGTGactcctgtcccctctctgtgccctcccttgCAGGGGACCTCTCTCTGGCCTCACACAATGCCGTGTCTTCGCTGCCCCTCTCTTTTGacaaatcagaaggaaaaaagcgTAAGAACTCGAGTTCTAGTAGCAAAGCCTGTAAAATCACTAAAATGCCTGGTATGAATAGCGTTCACAAAAAGAACCCACCCGGCCTTCTTGCACCGGTGCCCGATCCCGTTAACAGCACCTCCTCTCGGCAGGTAAGGGACCCGTGTTTCCAGGGGCCTCCCGGCGCTGCCTTCAcgggctctgggggggggggggggagagggggctgggcagCGCCCCTGCTCAGCCAGGTAGCTCAGGTAACAGAGCAGCCTCCGTTCCGAGAACCGAGTAGTTGACGAGTACTTTGCCGCTGCGTGCTAAGTAAGCTGTTGCGAGCGAGCGCTGCGCGCATGTCACTTACTTTAAACCTCACCACCCAGCGCAGTCAGTGCAATTGTCAGCACCACTCTACAGATGGGGAcgctgaggcacagggagagtctgagctccccctcctcttctgtcGCTTTTGGATCTTGAGTTTTGAGCACAATTTCATTACACCTGGTCTATGGGAATCCCCTCCGTGAGAGCCCGAGGCCCAGGCAGGTCCAGTGATGACCCGGGCCACCTGGGCTATGGTAGGCGGTGCTACTGCCTCCTGGGGTGACTGGCTGTCCCCACTCTTCCAGGCAACCTCGGCCCCACCTCCTCCTATGATAAAACTGCATCTCACACCTATAGGCACAGAAGGGTCCGATGCCACCTGCAAATAGGAGGGTGTGTTGTGAGGAAGTCTGGGAGAGTGGGGCGTGGTCTGAGAAGAGCCCAAGACCAGCCATCCTCAAATCTGATCTTTTCCCCCAGGCGGGAGAGCTACTTAGCAAAGGCCCACCCCCTCCAGACTCtgctgggagagggcagaggtggTGGGAGGGCCCAGCCCCGAGCCTGAGCCCCACCGGGGCAGCAGGGCGAACAGGGGGCTACAGCTGCCCACATTTAGAATGAAGTGGGCCGGACCCTAAGGCCAGCCCTGTCTAGGGAAGAGGACTCTGGAGGGATGAGAGGCAGTTAAacagatgttttaatttttatgtcatCTTTATATGAGACTTGTTACAACCTCACGAAGAGaacatctggggggggggggtgttcacAAATCACAGGCAAACACCTGAGAAACCGCACGTTTAGATCTCGGGGGCTGCAAAGTCTGCACACTGAGCCCAAGGGGAGACAGGGGGAGATGTAGGTCCTCCCACTAAAGCCCTGTGGCTGCAGCAGATGCACCACCAtctgacccccccc
The Panthera uncia isolate 11264 chromosome A2, Puncia_PCG_1.0, whole genome shotgun sequence genome window above contains:
- the ATXN7L1 gene encoding ataxin-7-like protein 1 isoform X4 yields the protein MRLNKEDMHLFGHYPAHDDFYLVVCGACNQAVKPQVFQAHCERRHGSMCRPSPSPTSPPSNSRTSLGQVKTKACLSGQNSANSISKPFKTPKDNLLTSSSKQHTVFSAKGSRDKACVPVPVVSLEKIPNLVKADGANVKMNSTTTTAVTSCSTSSSAVSTPPLIKPVLMSKSVPPSPEKILNGKGILPTTIDKKHQNGTKNNNKPYRRLSEREFDPNKHCGVLDPETKKPCTRSLTCKTHSLSHRRAVPGRKKQFDLLLAEHKAKSREKEVKDKEHLLTSAREVLPNQPGPAQDSLPGPSGSSGPEPKVASPAKSRPPNSVLPRPSSANSISSNTSSNHSGCTPEPPLPPAGGDLTSRLSSDEGEMDGADEPEKLDCHFSTHHPRPLAFCSFGSRLMGRGYYVFDRRWDRFRFALNSMVEKHLNSQMWKKIPPAADSPMPSPAAHTSTPVPASVLQPFSNPSAVYLPSAPISSRLTSSYIMTSAMLSNAAFVASPDPSALMSHTTAFPHVAATLSIMDSTFKAPSAVSPIPAAIPSPSHKPSKTKTSKSSKVKDLSARSDESPSNKKRKPQPSTSSSSSSLSLQTSLSSPLSGPHKKNCVLNASSALNSYQAAPPYNSLSVHNSNNGVSPLSAKLEPSGRTSLPSGPADIVRHVGSVGGSSDSCPLSVPSLAGDLSLASHNAVSSLPLSFDKSEGKKRKNSSSSSKACKITKMPGMNSVHKKNPPGLLAPVPDPVNSTSSRQVGKNSSLPLSQSSPSSISSPGHSRQKTTNRTGRIRTLP
- the ATXN7L1 gene encoding ataxin-7-like protein 1 isoform X3, with the translated sequence MCRPSPSPTSPPSNSRTSLGQVKTKACLSGQNSANSISKPFKTPKDNLLTSSSKQHTVFSAKGSRDKACVPVPVVSLEKIPNLVKADGANVKMNSTTTTAVTSCSTSSSAVSTPPLIKPVLMSKSVPPSPEKILNGKGILPTTIDKKHQNGTKNNNKPYRRLSEREFDPNKHCGVLDPETKKPCTRSLTCKTHSLSHRRAVPGRKKQFDLLLAEHKAKSREKEVKDKEHLLTSAREVLPNQPGPAQDSLPGPSGSSGPEPKVASPAKSRPPNSVLPRPSSANSISSNTSSNHSGCTPEPPLPPAGGDLTSRLSSDEGEMDGADEPEKLDCHFSTHHPRPLAFCSFGSRLMGRGYYVFDRRWDRFRFALNSMVEKHLNSQMWKHRNPSHRASGPSPLFRTCLTNLLSLSNIGAAWVSTLESVAPRCPLNLAAQTPGPDGPEPGGMAADGGVEDIRKKRNGQDSFFFNKHLTLHQETPTQYSLSARKIPPAADSPMPSPAAHTSTPVPASVLQPFSNPSAVYLPSAPISSRLTSSYIMTSAMLSNAAFVASPDPSALMSHTTAFPHVAATLSIMDSTFKAPSAVSPIPAAIPSPSHKPSKTKTSKSSKVKDLSARSDESPSNKKRKPQPSTSSSSSSLSLQTSLSSPLSGPHKKNCVLNASSALNSYQAAPPYNSLSVHNSNNGVSPLSAKLEPSGRTSLPSGPADIVRHVGSVGGSSDSCPLSVPSLAGDLSLASHNAVSSLPLSFDKSEGKKRKNSSSSSKACKITKMPGMNSVHKKNPPGLLAPVPDPVNSTSSRQVGKNSSLPLSQSSPSSISSPGHSRQKTTNRTGRIRTLP
- the ATXN7L1 gene encoding ataxin-7-like protein 1 isoform X2, encoding MRLNKEDMHLFGHYPAHDDFYLVVCGACNQAVKPQVFQAHCERRHGSMCRPSPSPTSPPSNSRTSLGQVKTKACLSGQNSANSISKPFKTPKDNLLTSSSKQHTVFSAKGSRDKACVPVPVVSLEKIPNLVKADGANVKMNSTTTTAVTSCSTSSSAVSTPPLIKPVLMSKSVPPSPEKILNGKGILPTTIDKKHQNGTKNNNKPYRRLSEREFDPNKHCGVLDPETKKPCTRSLTCKTHSLSHRRAVPGRKKQFDLLLAEHKAKSREKEVKDKEHLLTSAREVLPNQPGPAQDSLPGPSGSSGPEPKVASPAKSRPPNSVLPRPSSANSISSNTSSNHSGCTPEPPLPPAGGDLTSRLSSDEGEMDGADEPEKLDCHFSTHHPRPLAFCSFGSRLMGRGYYVFDRRWDRFRFALNSMVEKHLNSQMWKHRNPSHRASGPSPLFRTCLTNLLSLSNIGAAWVSTLESVAPRCPLNLAAQTPGPDGPEPGGMAADGGVEDIRKKRNGQDSFFFNKHLTLHQETPTQYSLSARKIPPAADSPMPSPAAHTSTPVPASVLQPFSNPSAVYLPSAPISSRLTSSYIMTSAMLSNAAFVASPDPSALMSHTTAFPHVAATLSIMDSTFKAPSAVSPIPAAIPSPSHKPSKTKTSKSSKVKDLSARSDESPSNKKRKPQPSTSSSSSSLSLQTSLSSPLSGPHKKNCVLNASSALNSYQAAPPYNSLSVHNSNNGVSPLSAKLEPSGRTSLPSGPADIVRHVGSVGGSSDSCPLSVPSLAGDLSLASHNAVSSLPLSFDKSEGKKRKNSSSSSKACKITKMPGMNSVHKKNPPGLLAPVPDPVNSTSSRQVGKNSSLPLSQSSPSSISSPGHSRQTTNRTGRIRTLP
- the ATXN7L1 gene encoding ataxin-7-like protein 1 isoform X1 codes for the protein MRLNKEDMHLFGHYPAHDDFYLVVCGACNQAVKPQVFQAHCERRHGSMCRPSPSPTSPPSNSRTSLGQVKTKACLSGQNSANSISKPFKTPKDNLLTSSSKQHTVFSAKGSRDKACVPVPVVSLEKIPNLVKADGANVKMNSTTTTAVTSCSTSSSAVSTPPLIKPVLMSKSVPPSPEKILNGKGILPTTIDKKHQNGTKNNNKPYRRLSEREFDPNKHCGVLDPETKKPCTRSLTCKTHSLSHRRAVPGRKKQFDLLLAEHKAKSREKEVKDKEHLLTSAREVLPNQPGPAQDSLPGPSGSSGPEPKVASPAKSRPPNSVLPRPSSANSISSNTSSNHSGCTPEPPLPPAGGDLTSRLSSDEGEMDGADEPEKLDCHFSTHHPRPLAFCSFGSRLMGRGYYVFDRRWDRFRFALNSMVEKHLNSQMWKHRNPSHRASGPSPLFRTCLTNLLSLSNIGAAWVSTLESVAPRCPLNLAAQTPGPDGPEPGGMAADGGVEDIRKKRNGQDSFFFNKHLTLHQETPTQYSLSARKIPPAADSPMPSPAAHTSTPVPASVLQPFSNPSAVYLPSAPISSRLTSSYIMTSAMLSNAAFVASPDPSALMSHTTAFPHVAATLSIMDSTFKAPSAVSPIPAAIPSPSHKPSKTKTSKSSKVKDLSARSDESPSNKKRKPQPSTSSSSSSLSLQTSLSSPLSGPHKKNCVLNASSALNSYQAAPPYNSLSVHNSNNGVSPLSAKLEPSGRTSLPSGPADIVRHVGSVGGSSDSCPLSVPSLAGDLSLASHNAVSSLPLSFDKSEGKKRKNSSSSSKACKITKMPGMNSVHKKNPPGLLAPVPDPVNSTSSRQVGKNSSLPLSQSSPSSISSPGHSRQKTTNRTGRIRTLP